One stretch of Streptomyces sp. MMBL 11-1 DNA includes these proteins:
- a CDS encoding GPW/gp25 family protein: MGQQFIGAGWAFPPRTDATGSIALVHGEHELEESIRLILATSPGERPMRPEFGCAVNDYVFAPADAGTAGQLAYEVRLALERWEPRIEVTEVVVRFDEADNGVLYIDIGYTVRGANDPRNLVFPFYVIPQHAESTEASADDEEAGA; this comes from the coding sequence ATGGGGCAGCAGTTCATCGGCGCGGGCTGGGCGTTCCCGCCGCGCACGGACGCCACCGGGTCCATCGCGCTGGTGCACGGCGAACACGAGCTGGAGGAGTCGATCCGGCTGATCCTGGCCACCTCGCCGGGGGAGCGGCCCATGCGGCCGGAGTTCGGCTGCGCGGTCAACGACTACGTGTTCGCCCCGGCGGACGCGGGGACCGCCGGGCAGCTCGCGTACGAGGTGCGGCTCGCGCTGGAGCGGTGGGAGCCCCGGATCGAGGTGACCGAGGTCGTCGTCCGGTTCGACGAGGCGGACAACGGCGTCCTCTACATCGACATCGGCTACACCGTGCGCGGCGCGAACGACCCCCGCAACCTCGTCTTCCCGTTCTACGTGATCCCGCAGCACGCCGAGTCCACCGAGGCATCGGCCGACGACGAGGAGGCGGGCGCGTGA
- a CDS encoding PAAR domain-containing protein — MSDATAAPAARVGDPTGHPGTVGPPGVLSVLIGGKPAATVGTAHLCSSPAAHPPTVLAPPGSSTVFIGGQPAARVGVLAGCGSPVLSGCPTVLIGG; from the coding sequence ATGTCCGACGCAACAGCCGCTCCGGCGGCCCGGGTCGGCGACCCCACCGGCCACCCCGGCACGGTAGGGCCGCCCGGAGTCCTGTCCGTGCTCATCGGCGGTAAGCCCGCCGCCACCGTCGGGACCGCCCACCTGTGCTCCTCGCCCGCCGCTCATCCGCCGACCGTCCTCGCGCCGCCCGGCAGTTCGACGGTGTTCATCGGCGGGCAGCCGGCCGCCCGCGTCGGGGTTCTGGCGGGCTGCGGTTCCCCGGTGCTCTCCGGCTGCCCGACCGTACTGATCGGCGGGTGA